One segment of Bradyrhizobium sp. WD16 DNA contains the following:
- a CDS encoding ABC transporter substrate-binding protein: MTTSKVLGLAAALSALLVTSGTALAQKKYDTGASDTEIKIGNIMPYSGPASAYGVIGKVEAAYFNMINEQGGINGRKINFVTYDDGYSPPKAVEQARKLVESDEVLFVFSPLGTASNSAVQKYMNAKKVPQLFVATGATKFGEYKSFPWTMGWQPPYQSEGRSYAKYLLSAKPEAKIAVLYQNDDFGKDLLKGFKDGLGDKAALIVAEESYEVSEPTIESHIVKLKATGADTFVSITTPKFAAQAIKKVAEVAWKPMYFQSNVGASVGSVLKPAGFDNSQGLLSAAYAKDGADAQWDNDEGMKKFYAFLAKYAPDASRIDASVVYGYGIAQTVEQVLRQAGDDLTRANVMKQAANLKDVSLDTLLPGVKVNTSATDFYPIEQLQMIQFKGEKWDRFGPVISGEVGR, translated from the coding sequence ATGACGACTTCGAAAGTGCTCGGCCTGGCGGCCGCTCTCTCGGCCCTGCTGGTCACGAGCGGCACGGCCCTCGCCCAGAAGAAATACGACACCGGGGCGAGCGACACCGAGATCAAGATCGGCAACATCATGCCCTACAGCGGCCCGGCCTCGGCCTATGGCGTCATCGGCAAGGTCGAAGCCGCCTATTTCAACATGATCAACGAGCAGGGCGGCATCAACGGCCGCAAGATCAACTTCGTCACCTATGACGACGGCTACAGCCCGCCGAAGGCGGTGGAGCAGGCGCGCAAGCTGGTCGAGAGCGACGAGGTCCTGTTCGTCTTCAGCCCGCTCGGCACGGCGTCGAACTCGGCCGTCCAGAAGTACATGAACGCCAAGAAGGTGCCGCAGCTGTTCGTCGCCACCGGCGCCACCAAGTTCGGCGAATACAAGAGCTTTCCCTGGACCATGGGCTGGCAGCCGCCGTACCAGAGCGAAGGCCGCAGCTACGCCAAGTATCTCCTGAGCGCCAAGCCGGAGGCCAAGATCGCGGTGCTCTACCAGAACGACGATTTCGGCAAGGACCTGCTCAAGGGCTTCAAGGACGGCCTCGGCGACAAGGCCGCGCTGATCGTCGCCGAAGAGAGCTACGAGGTCTCCGAGCCGACCATCGAGTCGCACATCGTCAAGCTGAAGGCGACCGGCGCCGACACCTTCGTCAGCATCACCACGCCGAAATTCGCCGCCCAGGCGATCAAGAAGGTCGCCGAAGTCGCCTGGAAGCCGATGTACTTCCAGAGCAATGTCGGCGCCTCGGTGGGCAGCGTGCTCAAGCCTGCCGGATTCGACAATTCCCAGGGGCTCCTCTCGGCGGCCTACGCCAAGGACGGCGCCGACGCGCAGTGGGACAACGACGAGGGCATGAAGAAATTCTATGCCTTTCTCGCCAAATACGCGCCGGATGCCAGCCGGATCGACGCCTCGGTGGTCTACGGCTATGGCATCGCCCAGACGGTCGAGCAGGTGCTGAGGCAGGCCGGCGACGACCTGACCCGCGCCAATGTCATGAAGCAGGCGGCCAACCTGAAAGATGTGTCGCTCGACACGCTGCTGCCGGGCGTCAAGGTCAACACCAGCGCGACCGACTTCTATCCGATCGAGCAGTTGCAGATGATCCAGTTCAAGGGCGAGAAGTGGGATCGCTTCGGCCCGGTGATCAGCGGTGAAGTCGGCCGCTGA
- a CDS encoding MarR family winged helix-turn-helix transcriptional regulator: MTGSRSARAAKSLAAPAKEANEPAPLQFGELSELIGYRFKRAQLRVFEDFIRCVASLQLTPAQFSVLVLLEHNPGRNQTEIASALGIQRPNFVSMLDALESRDLCERVRSNQDRRSHMVMLTDKGRAILARAKRLVATKHEARLKALLGEADCAALLKILDKLAAF; the protein is encoded by the coding sequence ATGACCGGGTCGAGATCGGCGCGTGCCGCCAAATCTTTGGCAGCGCCGGCCAAAGAGGCGAACGAGCCGGCGCCGCTGCAATTCGGCGAACTCTCCGAGCTGATCGGCTACCGCTTCAAGCGGGCGCAGCTGCGGGTATTCGAGGATTTCATCCGCTGTGTCGCCTCGCTCCAGCTGACCCCGGCCCAGTTCTCCGTACTCGTCCTGCTCGAGCACAATCCCGGTCGAAACCAGACCGAGATCGCCTCGGCGCTCGGCATCCAGCGGCCGAATTTCGTCTCGATGCTCGATGCACTCGAGAGCCGCGATCTGTGCGAGCGGGTGCGGTCCAACCAGGATCGACGCTCCCACATGGTGATGCTGACCGACAAAGGTCGCGCCATTCTCGCCCGCGCCAAGCGCCTCGTTGCCACCAAGCACGAGGCCCGGCTCAAGGCGCTGCTCGGCGAGGCCGACTGCGCGGCGCTGCTGAAGATCCTCGACAAGCTGGCGGCATTTTAG